A stretch of DNA from Pogoniulus pusillus isolate bPogPus1 chromosome 8, bPogPus1.pri, whole genome shotgun sequence:
TTTCAAGCACCATGTTTCAGTTTTGCATTGACAGGATGAGAACTCCTAGCAAAGTCCCAGCACACTCAGGAACTGGAGCGTGTGTGTGCATTACCATTATGCTGTGCACAAACCCCCAGCTGAAATCACCACTTCAAAGCAGTTTTCATTTGGTAATTCTGTACCACACAAGTTTCTTACTGGTTGATCTAGGGAGAAAAAGGATTAAACCCCAAACTGTATTACGAACATTACAAACCCAAGCTAGCTATAAGTGAGAGTACATAACAAAGTGTGCACCTATGTAGCACCATCCCATGTGGAATGAATACAGCACTGGTAATTGTAACTGGTGTTTGAGTAGAAGGCAGCAACAGTGAATTCAAAATATGTGATGTAGTCTGCAATTAGTGCTTGTTGTCATTGCTTCACATGTAGGTACTTGCAAATGAAAGCACTGGGAGGGTGCAGACATGGCATGCAAAATCAGACACTGCAAAGTGGGCACAGCATTGATCACTAAAGCCTCAGGAGCCTGGTTTGCATGAACTCTGGGCCATGCTGCTGATAGAGCATCTGGAGAATCAGAGCAGGGTACTGGTGTTGGATGCTGAACCATGTGCTAGGGCTTTTGTACCATACTACCTCTTTGGTTATGGGTCTCTGACTGGGGCTGTTATTATAAGTGCACACAAATGACCTAGTAACAGCACCTGAACTGAACCCCTGGGTGCTACCCCAGCACAAATCACTGCAGTAAGAATGCAGCTGGATAACCTTTCTAATCTGTTTCTTGCTGTGCCATGACTCCTTTTTACTCTTTGTTGCTTTACCATGAAGAAAAAGGCCCAACCCCAAGCAGAAAAGCATAATTTTGAGGTTTAGTGGGTGAAATGCCAGGTAGTGCATgggaaggaggaatttttccacCTCCATCTGCCACAGAAAGAACTCCCTGGGCAAGTTCTCTCTCATACGAAGAAGTGAAAACTTGCTGACAGAATGAATTTCTTTCCAGAGTAGTTTGcactgcagcacaaagcagcagtaCTTTGCTCACACGTTCAgagtctcccagcctgtctagCTGGGTGCTGTGCACAGCCATGGGATCTTCTCCATGCGTGGTGCAGCAAGCAGATGCCACTGACGGCTGAATGAAAGGCAAGCAAGCTGCAATGCTGCTTATATTGCAACACTGAAAGAGAACCACCACTACAAGTCTGTATGTCTCTACAGCATCAGGGGGCTTCTTTACCTCACAGCATCTGGTGTCCAGGATGGATCCAAACGGCACCACCACAAGGTGATGTGGTGTCAGTGTTTTTCTGCATCGTGGTACAAACCCAGTACTCCACTGGCAATCTTGTCACAGCTGCAGGAAACATCCTGGAGCAAATGCTGCCATCATTTAAAGCCATGTATTCATACCTATCTAATTAATTAGAGCTGGCCACCATCCCTTGTGGAATACACTGCTGCTTTATTAAAGGAGTTTGGCTGTACCCTTAGATCAATACAGACAAATCAAAGCAGGCACAGGGTGTATTAGGAACTGTGAAGCTGACATAAACACCTTTATTTCCCAGACAATTTATTGATCCTGAAGAGATATTTTCCCTATTTCCAAGTATGCTATTATGATCACACATCTAGCACTCGCTCTTTATGGCCTCAGAAGCCATAGAGGAACAATTTTCTTCCCCAGAGAACACAAAATTTGCCCTTTGTAACACCAGGTAAAAAGAAAGAgcaggatgctcttggccttTTGGTAATACCCTCACAGTATAAGAGCAAGGTGGTGATGAACCAAGACTTGCAGCATGATTTTAGAATGCTGTTAGTAGAGTCCACTCTCTGCTATCAACTGTATTAAGCACATGTAATTCATAATGGGCTGAAATGAGATTGCCTGATCCTTTCCTTTGATGCTTTGTCACTTTGGAGGGAAGAGATTCAAACAGGAGAAGGCTTTACCTATCTAATACATCTGTTACAGCACTACTGACAACTGTgtaaaaatcacagtatcaccaaggttggaagagacctcacagatcatcaagtccaaccttttaccacagagctcaaggctagatcatggcaccgagtgccacgtccaatcctgccttgaacagccccagggacggcgactccaccacctccccgggcagcccattccactgtccaatgactctctcagggaagaactttctcctcacctccagcctaaatctcccctggcacagcctgaggctgtgtcctctcgttctggtgctggccacctgagagaagagagcaacctcctcctggccacaaccacccctcaggtagttgtagacagcaataaggtcacccctgagcctcctcttctccaggctaaacaatcccagctccctcagcctctcctcgtagggctgtgctccaggcctctcaccagcctcgtcgcccttctctggacacactcaagcatctcaatgtccctcctaaactggggggcccagaactgaacacagtactcaaggtgtggtctaaccagtgcagagtacaggggcagaatgacctccctgctcctgctgaccacaccattcctgatgcaggccaggatgccactggctctcttggccacctgggcacactgctggctcatgttcaggcgggtatcaatcagtacccccagatccctctctgtctggctgctctccagccactccaaccccagcctgtatctctgcatggggttgttgtggccaaagtgcagcaccctgcacttgaagctattgaaccccatcccattggactctgcccatctgtccaggcggtcaaggtcccgctgcagagcccttctgccctccaactcagtcacatctgcccccagcttggtgtcatctgcaaacttgctgatgactgactcgatgccctcatccaggtcatctatgaagatgttaaagaggatggggcccagcactgctccctgagggacaccgctagtgaaATGGTAGAGGTGTGTCCAAAACAGGCAGCAAACCCTTCAGGGGCAGCTGGAAAACATTTAAAACTGCTTATGATTGTTTTAGGATGATAAAAGAGCCTACCTTGTGTGTGTCTTTGCAAAGTGGCACAAGATGGGATGATGCCTCATAGACTCACCTGCACTAACACACTTAGCTGCTTTTATGAGAATAGCTCATATTAAAATACCTAAATTCTGCAAGACTCCAAGTTCTCAAGTGCTATGAAAAACACTCCCTCCAACATGCACTTTTTATGTGGCTTTAACTAGCTGCACTGTGTGTCACATTGACTGAGGATGGTCCCAGGTACTGAGTGGAATTTCCCTGgggcaccactgacagcaaTCCCAGTGTAGAAAAGCCTGCTGCAGCATGCAGCTTTGCTtggagtggggacctgaaccaACCACTCAGAGGCACTGAGCATGAAAGCTCGAACAAAAAGATGGGAGCTTAAAATGTCAGTCAGTTCTCCAGTGCCTTGAGCCACCTGCAATTGCTTACTTCTGAACACACAGGTGCTAAACTGTTTTATTGCTAGACTGTTACACTCTGCAGGGTTAGCATTTACTCACCTTTCCCAAAGGCCACCAACGCCCAGAACAAAGGCCTGGCAAACAATCAGCAATGGCTGTTCCTCTTCAAGAGCTTTAACCTCTTGAGCTACCACAGAATATTAACTGTGTTAACAGAAAAATTAATCTCACTTTGGTCACCGCTATTTTTTAACCCCCAGGCTGCTGAAAACGTGTCCCAGATCTCCCAGCCACGGCAAGCAGGAATGGTTTTCATGCACTGCCACCTGCTGTCACTGTCCCACTTTCATCCCTTTCCCCCTGGCACCTTCTTCTCAAGCTGTCTGTGCAGAGTGCAGTTAGGGTGGCAGAACTGCCTTCATTCACACACTCTGCCTCAGATAGTATCCTAACAATTCTTCTTTTAGTTGAGCAATAGCAAAACTAGTGTTGGTGGAGCTTTTTGCCCCCCTTATTTTTTTACTCTGAATATTATTTCAATAGTAAGTTTGTATCTTTCTTCAGGACTCGGCCAGGGCATTCCCTTTCCGAATCGGCAGTAAATATGCAGCaaagcacacacacatctcAAACTCTGCATGCATTCATACACAGCAGAATGACAAAGGATCTTGTCAGTGCATGAATACATTTACATATACTGCCCAGCTTATTTAGGCAGCTGGTTCAGAACATGTATTTGTAGTTATGGTTTGTACAGAACTAGGGTACAGATTTGAGTCCAAAATCTGATCAGTCAGCACCTCATTCCCTAAATCTGCACTATAAAAAATGGAAGACAGTTTCAGAAGCTGGCAGGAAGGTAAAGCAATCTGTGTGCTCACTGTGTTGGGGAGCAATCCACGTGACATTCACGGGGCAAACAAACCAGTTGGCGAGATGCTAAACCCAGTACTCAGGCTAAAGCTACTCAACACCTGCCTGCAGGCCTTGTCTGAGAGGGCATCTCCAGCCTTGGATACTCACCTGCAATACAGCAGGTCTAAGCCTCTTCCTAGTCCTCTTGTTTCCTCCACAACCTGGGGCATCTGTCTTacatcctgctgctgcaactGACCTGCCCATCTGAGCTAATGAAGTTTCCTTCAGCTTCATTTGCAAGATCTGTAGCCAGAGATACTTCCACATACTGTCATACAGGCTCACGACTCTTTGGGGACTGGCATCATCTGAACATGGCTGAAATGGTTCTAGCTCTAAGCTGACCAGAGAAAATGTTTGTGCTTTTAGAGCCCAAAGCAGCTTGTTGCCCTGGACCTGCAAATGTCACAGACAGCAGGGGTCACTGTTCAGGCTCAGCAtgcagcctggatgagcttctCAGGTTTAAGAAAACTGGCAATACAAGCAAAGGACAATGTTTCTGCGGCCAAAGAGAGCAAACCAAGCATTTTAAAAGCATAACTTTTAGAGGCTTAGACATCATTTGAAAGCAGGACAAAATCCACACTTGTTCCACAAGAAGTTAGCTCAGAAAGTATGTGAGATTTACAACAGTCTCTGAAGCGCAGAAGCCTTTACATGACAGCAAGCTATGCAGCCTGGACCCAGTACACAatcacagctcctgctggaaaCAGCTGCGGCACAGATCAAAAACCAAGAGGATGTCTGCACCAATTACATACTTGGAACCGTGGGGACAAACTTACAAAAGGTCAGGTGTTTTTGTTTGTctcaaagaaaaggagaaacctAAGCAACACAGGGAAGAAAGTGTGTATTTACaaatgcagaaaggcacagCACAGTTGGTGATGTTTGTTACATCCACAAAGAGGTTTATTTGCATATGCAAATACTCAAAGGATTTTGAGACTGTAAAATGTATGCTCACTATTTGAATAACAAGTTCACTTGCCCTTTAAATCTCAGTAATTGCAACTGATAGTTTACTCTCCAAATGTTAAAGAGCTTGgggcttctttctgctctttaTGCAACTGTTTGGCCCTGTTTTTCAGATCCTCCGCCTTAGCATCATTCTGCTCAACACCATCTCCCAGCTTGTACATTCGACTGGCATTGGCACAAGCCCAGATGTGGCCCAGCTCACAGCCTTTCAGCGAGTACTTCAGAGCATGTTTCATGTCCTTAGGGACCCCGGGTGCTCCTTGGAGGTATATTACACTGAGATTGAAGCAGCTAGGAGCGAAGTTGCCATCACAGGCCTTTGTGTAATAGTCTCTTGCAACAACAGGTTCTGGTTTATCACCATTTACTCTCCCATCATGGGCCAAGAGCCCAACGTTGTGGCATGCATTTATTGACTTCTTCCCACCTTTCTCACATGACTTCATAAAAGAGTTGTAGGCAGCTTTCAAATCTAGCTTCAGTCCACCTGTCAGCCAAGAAACCAAAAGATTACTGTAAGGACACACTAGCAGAGATGGAAGCTCTCTGCTTGCAGCAGGCACCCCAGGGCTCTTTGGGCAGTACAGTTCCCCTCTCTTTCGGTGCTACACTCAGCATCTAGCACTTCACAGATGTACATCTATGGACTTCTCAACAGCTTACTGAGGCCAAGCATTCTTTTGCCAGCATACCTCCCTGTACACCGAGACTGGCACTGGCTTTGGACTAAAGCAACGCTATCACCTTCCTTACAACCCATGCCTCATGAGTTTAAGTGCTTCCCACTTCTGTACCAGCACACTCCTTGTGGGCAGACTTGGATCCACCTCAGACCACTTTGCAAGTCTGTGCCTTATTTTACTCTCTCTAAGAACAGTGAGATGAGAAGAAACCCAAACTGTAAGAACAGAACACACGGCAACATTCAGCTCTGGGGGTACTTAGCGCTTACACAGATGTAATTATAACAAAACACTACGTGTAGTTTTAACCTAAAGAGGGTTCTCCAAAAGAAGGGAATTTCACCttttccacccttctccagcttttattATGTGACCATAATGGGTGCGTGGTGGGTAAAGGTCAAGAGAAACTGCAGGTGCTCAACACCTTCGAAACACCAAGAGTTCTGTTTGCCCATAGGCATCTGTCACCCTCCTCGCCCAGTGCCCCTGCACGGAGAAGCTCACGCTGCTGGCAGGGACATCGCAG
This window harbors:
- the LOC135177445 gene encoding cytochrome c oxidase assembly factor 7; its protein translation is MAALINFEDEEEVRSYLQTLHAEYSYQCFKEKDPDGCQRLAEYLDAVRKDFVGAARVLRDNCEAHGHSESCYKLGTYQAIGKGGLKLDLKAAYNSFMKSCEKGGKKSINACHNVGLLAHDGRVNGDKPEPVVARDYYTKACDGNFAPSCFNLSVIYLQGAPGVPKDMKHALKYSLKGCELGHIWACANASRMYKLGDGVEQNDAKAEDLKNRAKQLHKEQKEAPSSLTFGE